A region from the Solibacillus sp. FSL H8-0523 genome encodes:
- a CDS encoding NUDIX hydrolase, translated as MTTIQWLDWAKKIQAISQAGLAFSKDVYDRERYEKLRALSVEILAHYTELDSSKIQDLFTNDTGYQTPKVDVRGVVFQNNQILLVRENEDGKWALPGGFCDIGLSPTENVTKEIFEESGFQVKTSRLLALFDKNKHQHPPDAYHYYKLFILCEIIGGKSEIGIETNCVQFFAEGELPPLSTHRNTASQIYKMFEFLKNPHKETIID; from the coding sequence ATGACAACCATTCAATGGCTCGATTGGGCGAAGAAAATACAAGCAATTTCTCAAGCAGGCTTAGCTTTTTCAAAGGATGTATACGACCGTGAACGGTATGAAAAACTACGTGCATTAAGTGTTGAAATACTAGCACATTATACAGAGCTAGATTCTTCGAAAATACAAGATTTATTCACAAACGATACAGGCTATCAAACACCTAAAGTGGATGTCAGAGGTGTTGTATTTCAGAATAACCAAATTTTATTAGTAAGAGAAAATGAAGATGGTAAATGGGCTTTACCTGGTGGTTTTTGTGATATTGGTCTATCTCCTACTGAAAATGTAACCAAGGAAATTTTTGAGGAATCTGGCTTTCAAGTGAAAACTTCCCGTTTACTAGCACTATTTGATAAAAATAAGCATCAACACCCACCTGATGCGTATCACTATTATAAGCTATTTATTTTATGTGAAATTATCGGCGGAAAATCAGAAATTGGTATCGAAACAAATTGTGTGCAATTTTTCGCTGAGGGAGAGTTACCACCATTATCTACACACCGTAATACGGCTTCACAAATATACAAGATGTTTGAGTTTTTGAAAAACCCACATAAGGAAACCATTATAGATTAA
- a CDS encoding MBL fold metallo-hydrolase has protein sequence MLKDDWFTVRKIDDTTYAISELGHWEKVHSFLLLGESKAALIDTGLGIDSMKRITDQLTTLPIDVITTHVHSDHIGSHGEYTRIFVHEDEESWLMNGIVGLSVEQIRANTARDITIPIPKSFNPDTYTPFTGKPTGLLKDGDVHELGNRKLIIYHTPGHSPGHISIVDETKGYLFTGDLLYDETPVYAFYPTTNPVDLVNSLEKITKIPNINMIYGSHNSLGITPDILSEVKLAIAHLRDKDLVKFGTGIHRFTGFSVQF, from the coding sequence ATGTTAAAAGATGATTGGTTTACCGTTCGGAAAATTGATGATACTACGTATGCAATTAGTGAATTAGGTCATTGGGAAAAAGTACATTCTTTTTTATTGTTAGGAGAATCAAAAGCGGCTCTTATTGATACAGGCTTAGGTATTGATAGTATGAAGCGAATTACAGACCAGTTAACAACCTTACCGATTGACGTGATTACAACACATGTTCATTCAGACCATATTGGAAGTCATGGTGAATATACACGTATTTTTGTACATGAGGATGAAGAATCGTGGTTAATGAATGGCATTGTAGGATTATCTGTCGAGCAGATTCGAGCAAATACAGCAAGAGATATTACGATTCCCATACCGAAAAGCTTTAACCCTGATACATATACGCCATTTACCGGAAAGCCAACCGGATTATTAAAAGATGGCGATGTCCATGAATTAGGAAATCGAAAATTAATTATTTATCACACACCTGGGCATTCACCAGGACATATTTCAATAGTTGATGAAACGAAAGGCTATTTATTCACTGGTGATTTACTATACGATGAAACGCCAGTCTATGCCTTTTATCCAACAACGAATCCTGTAGATTTAGTCAACTCCTTAGAGAAAATCACAAAAATTCCTAATATAAATATGATATACGGTTCACACAATTCATTAGGCATTACACCAGATATCTTAAGCGAAGTGAAATTGGCAATAGCACACTTAAGAGATAAAGATTTAGTGAAATTCGGTACAGGTATACACCGATTTACTGGTTTTAGTGTGCAATTTTAG
- a CDS encoding ABC transporter permease, whose product MLNLIKLEWNKHHIGRYFKSFFFCVISIYGFVVLLSLDAKNDIDGAMSSFQEFMFLVYILSNITFIIFGSTILSRLIISEFRTKTMQVMFTYPIKRKKLLIAKLALTYLFTAGSLFTSIWLMQIITYFLQPSLGLFEGTVTLQDLVATLPKTLTNAFTMGAIALIPLFFGMRKKSTATTITSATIISFLINGTVSNSGDTFSLANSIVIPVILALLGIGIAYVSIRNIDEKDVA is encoded by the coding sequence ATGCTTAATTTAATAAAATTAGAATGGAATAAACACCATATAGGGCGTTATTTTAAAAGCTTTTTCTTCTGTGTTATTAGTATTTATGGCTTTGTCGTCTTACTTTCACTAGATGCAAAAAATGATATAGACGGGGCGATGAGTTCATTTCAAGAATTTATGTTTCTAGTATACATTTTATCGAATATTACCTTTATTATTTTTGGAAGTACTATTTTATCTCGCCTTATCATTTCGGAGTTTCGTACAAAAACGATGCAAGTCATGTTTACCTATCCGATCAAGCGTAAAAAACTTCTCATTGCTAAGTTAGCACTCACTTATTTATTCACTGCAGGCAGTTTATTTACAAGTATTTGGCTCATGCAAATTATCACGTACTTCTTACAGCCTTCGCTAGGGTTATTTGAAGGGACAGTAACCTTACAAGATTTAGTTGCGACATTACCCAAAACATTAACTAACGCATTCACGATGGGGGCAATCGCTTTAATTCCGTTATTTTTTGGAATGCGAAAAAAATCAACAGCAACAACGATTACCTCAGCTACCATTATCAGCTTTTTAATTAATGGAACTGTTTCAAATAGCGGTGACACATTTAGCTTAGCCAATAGTATAGTAATTCCAGTCATACTAGCACTTCTTGGTATTGGTATAGCTTATGTATCAATCCGCAATATTGACGAAAAGGATGTGGCCTAA
- a CDS encoding DUF4097 family beta strand repeat-containing protein yields the protein MIRKMLVVLILGAIIVTTILFLKQTTNTITIGEFEAKPHINVSLDALKIAITSSPDDKIHVQMQGYKLKKGMMKLTEENDRFLITEQPSKKKWHENIQLRSAPTIILQLPQSQSKTLTLNTVDGDSIIQNVTLDAVQVETAAGLVNLNNLSTSNAELRTKDAPLTITKSAIDNLSVKTSAGDVAIQETTGLVHTIETTDGQISMTEVIEQPNIHVKSVSGDIVIHYKKSSIIGDRANVLSAESKYGSVVIE from the coding sequence ATGATTCGAAAAATGTTAGTTGTACTGATACTAGGAGCAATCATTGTAACTACTATTCTTTTTCTGAAACAAACTACAAATACCATCACAATTGGTGAGTTTGAAGCAAAACCACATATTAATGTGTCACTTGACGCATTAAAAATCGCTATTACCAGCTCTCCAGATGATAAAATACATGTTCAAATGCAGGGGTATAAATTAAAGAAAGGCATGATGAAACTAACAGAAGAAAACGATAGATTCTTAATTACAGAGCAACCAAGTAAGAAAAAATGGCACGAAAACATTCAGCTTCGTTCAGCGCCAACCATTATCCTACAATTGCCTCAATCTCAAAGTAAAACACTTACACTAAACACAGTAGATGGCGATTCTATCATTCAAAATGTGACGCTAGATGCAGTACAGGTAGAGACTGCTGCTGGGTTAGTAAATCTAAACAACCTATCCACCTCAAATGCTGAACTTCGTACGAAAGATGCTCCTTTGACAATCACTAAAAGCGCAATCGACAATTTATCAGTTAAAACAAGTGCAGGTGATGTTGCAATTCAAGAAACTACAGGATTAGTTCATACAATAGAAACGACTGACGGACAAATCAGCATGACAGAAGTGATTGAACAACCGAACATACATGTAAAAAGCGTATCAGGCGATATTGTTATTCACTATAAAAAATCATCTATTATTGGGGATCGAGCTAATGTACTCTCAGCTGAATCAAAATATGGTTCAGTCGTGATTGAATAA
- a CDS encoding VOC family protein, with the protein MKNAYVHHLCIQTNSYLETLEFYTQALGFEMVQQSPNFHGRAFNTWLKLGDFYIELQTGKQQEMLAPIDSNSEGIVHFCIWVEDLAFEVERLQKLHVHFKRKDGEIIYEVENGALCKLVAPEGTIIELRNNRGI; encoded by the coding sequence ATGAAAAACGCTTATGTACACCATCTATGTATACAGACAAATTCATATTTAGAAACGCTTGAATTTTACACGCAGGCTTTAGGTTTTGAAATGGTCCAACAATCACCTAATTTTCATGGACGTGCATTTAACACTTGGTTAAAGCTTGGGGATTTTTATATCGAACTTCAAACAGGCAAGCAACAGGAAATGTTAGCACCTATCGATTCGAACAGTGAAGGGATTGTCCATTTCTGTATTTGGGTTGAGGATTTAGCTTTCGAAGTCGAACGTTTGCAAAAATTACATGTTCATTTCAAACGTAAAGATGGAGAAATTATTTACGAAGTGGAAAATGGAGCGCTGTGTAAATTAGTTGCACCTGAAGGAACGATTATTGAATTGCGTAATAATAGAGGTATATAG
- a CDS encoding YfzA family protein has protein sequence MHTKQKKPFYNQAWFVSIGVFCIVQLLFIFMERTGWIPNYRDFDGKLFGKITELQLFKEWFQFYETQWFNLFTLFSALYVVIQLVSSAMKGISLKLKG, from the coding sequence GTGCATACAAAACAAAAAAAGCCTTTTTATAATCAAGCTTGGTTTGTATCTATTGGGGTATTTTGCATTGTACAATTATTATTTATATTCATGGAAAGAACAGGCTGGATACCGAATTATAGAGATTTTGATGGGAAGCTATTCGGGAAAATAACGGAACTTCAGCTTTTTAAAGAATGGTTCCAGTTTTATGAGACACAGTGGTTTAATTTATTTACATTATTTTCTGCGTTATATGTTGTCATTCAGCTTGTTAGTAGTGCTATGAAAGGCATTTCACTGAAGTTGAAAGGGTAA
- a CDS encoding GntR family transcriptional regulator, with amino-acid sequence MQILISHNSKEPIYEQIVQQIKKAILANDIPAGYALPSMRNMAKELDVSVITTKRAYEELEKIGLIYSVVGKGSFVSEQNKEMILERKQKVIEEQLSQAIVNGKEIGLDLNDIQALVALLYEERD; translated from the coding sequence ATGCAAATTTTAATTTCACATAATTCAAAGGAGCCTATTTACGAGCAAATCGTACAGCAAATTAAGAAAGCTATTTTAGCAAACGATATTCCTGCTGGCTACGCTTTACCTTCTATGCGTAACATGGCGAAGGAATTGGATGTGAGTGTCATTACAACAAAACGCGCCTATGAAGAGCTTGAAAAGATAGGGCTCATTTATTCGGTTGTTGGGAAAGGCTCTTTTGTATCAGAGCAAAATAAAGAAATGATATTAGAAAGAAAACAAAAGGTGATTGAGGAGCAACTAAGTCAGGCGATTGTAAATGGCAAAGAGATCGGCTTAGATTTAAATGACATACAAGCGCTCGTCGCACTTTTATATGAGGAGAGGGATTAA
- a CDS encoding MBL fold metallo-hydrolase, producing the protein MLNKLSDTIYYLPNQDDKDRPTLGLVCGDQYSLIIDSGNSTQHAHDFLREIEKLNVPPVKYMVITHAHWDHFLGMNEIDATIIVNSQTNELLKKWRNYSFDDDSLRAYVSNNEISSLCMEIIQSEIPNRDRFQLRAPDVIFEDALTIDLGNKICIIERIKATHSDDSTIIYIPDEKVIFLGDCPYGTTTNSLFHYKQSLLLPMIEDIQKFDAEMFLLGHESICDSNEMNIFWEELTVASQAVKSISLENAVECFKLENNRDPNDNELFFIKAFVNDHIIQSQ; encoded by the coding sequence ATGTTAAACAAACTAAGTGATACTATCTATTATTTACCTAATCAAGATGACAAAGACCGACCAACATTAGGCTTGGTCTGTGGGGACCAATATAGTTTAATAATTGATTCTGGGAATTCAACACAGCATGCTCATGATTTTTTACGAGAAATCGAGAAGCTAAATGTACCCCCAGTTAAATATATGGTGATTACGCATGCGCATTGGGATCACTTTCTAGGAATGAATGAAATTGATGCAACGATTATTGTAAATAGTCAAACAAATGAACTGTTGAAAAAGTGGAGAAACTATTCATTTGATGATGATTCATTACGTGCGTATGTAAGTAATAATGAAATCAGTTCGTTGTGCATGGAAATTATCCAATCTGAAATACCTAACAGGGATCGCTTTCAGTTACGTGCTCCAGATGTAATTTTTGAAGATGCATTAACGATTGATTTAGGAAATAAAATTTGCATAATTGAGAGAATCAAAGCGACCCATTCTGATGATTCTACAATCATTTATATTCCGGATGAAAAGGTTATTTTCTTAGGTGATTGTCCTTATGGTACAACCACAAATTCTTTATTTCATTATAAGCAATCCTTGCTATTGCCTATGATTGAAGACATCCAAAAGTTTGATGCAGAAATGTTCCTACTTGGTCATGAATCGATATGTGATTCAAATGAAATGAATATATTTTGGGAAGAGTTAACAGTAGCAAGTCAGGCTGTAAAATCAATCTCATTAGAAAACGCCGTAGAGTGCTTTAAGTTAGAAAATAATAGGGACCCTAATGATAATGAGTTATTTTTCATAAAAGCCTTTGTTAATGACCATATTATTCAATCGCAATAA
- a CDS encoding HAD family hydrolase: protein MTIIFDFDGTLADSKECSILATQAAFKACHLPVPEDAVIAHYMGIPIEQSFKEMAQSDLTEQAFNELLTTFRSYYKQFENDTLQLFPGMMEVLEQLQKRHVKCLVVSSKKTDVLKRNLATLQIESFFQDCIGSDQVQHYKPHPQGIEILLERFRLEAKDCLMVGDAIFDIEMGKRAGCQTCAVTWGSHSKEMLQSAQPDFVVEQVEDLLSVELVE, encoded by the coding sequence TTGACGATTATTTTTGATTTTGACGGCACATTAGCAGATTCTAAAGAGTGTAGTATTTTAGCAACACAGGCAGCATTCAAAGCTTGTCATTTACCCGTTCCGGAAGACGCGGTCATTGCGCATTATATGGGGATTCCGATTGAACAATCTTTTAAAGAAATGGCGCAGAGCGATTTGACGGAGCAAGCTTTCAATGAGTTATTAACGACGTTTCGAAGCTACTATAAGCAATTTGAAAACGACACATTGCAGCTATTTCCAGGAATGATGGAAGTGCTCGAGCAGCTACAAAAGCGCCACGTCAAATGCTTAGTTGTTTCAAGTAAAAAAACGGATGTGCTAAAGCGAAACTTAGCGACGCTTCAAATTGAATCATTTTTCCAAGATTGTATTGGCTCTGACCAAGTGCAGCATTATAAGCCCCATCCACAGGGCATTGAAATTTTGCTAGAACGTTTTCGTCTGGAAGCAAAGGACTGTCTCATGGTTGGGGATGCGATTTTTGATATTGAAATGGGAAAGCGAGCGGGATGCCAAACGTGCGCGGTAACGTGGGGGAGTCATTCAAAAGAAATGCTTCAAAGTGCGCAGCCTGATTTTGTAGTGGAGCAGGTGGAGGATCTTTTAAGCGTAGAATTGGTTGAATGA
- a CDS encoding ABC transporter ATP-binding protein: MDTIIQTHQLSKRFAKQPVINQVSMTIKEGEIYGFLGPNGAGKTTIMKMLLNLMKPTSGEIKIQNQSIQATSIEYLKNIGSLIEYPIFYEELTASKNLKIHCAYMGFKDQNRIKSVLEIVGLHQVEKKKVKEFSLGMRQRLAIARAIVTKPKILILDEPINGLDPIGIKEIRELLVMLKQQYGMTILISSHIVTEIESIADTIGILHHGKLIEEIPMDSLRKKHQSTIEMVVSDAKNAKQLLVEKFNAKVQIINTTNLSIQNVQEKPSTLTKHLILNGIDVEKVEMMHQSLEEYFINRVNGGNPHA, from the coding sequence ATGGATACTATTATTCAAACACATCAATTATCAAAACGTTTTGCAAAACAACCTGTCATTAACCAAGTAAGTATGACAATTAAAGAAGGAGAAATTTATGGCTTTCTTGGTCCAAACGGAGCGGGTAAAACGACGATTATGAAAATGCTATTAAATTTAATGAAACCAACTTCTGGTGAAATTAAAATTCAAAATCAATCAATTCAAGCTACCTCAATTGAATACTTAAAAAACATTGGTAGTCTCATCGAATATCCGATTTTTTACGAGGAACTAACTGCTTCTAAAAACTTGAAAATACACTGTGCTTATATGGGGTTTAAAGATCAAAATCGTATAAAGAGCGTATTAGAGATTGTAGGTTTACATCAAGTTGAAAAGAAAAAGGTAAAGGAATTTTCCTTAGGTATGCGTCAACGTCTTGCAATTGCCCGCGCCATTGTAACTAAACCCAAAATTTTAATATTAGATGAGCCAATTAATGGGCTAGACCCAATCGGTATTAAAGAAATACGGGAGCTGCTTGTTATGCTCAAACAACAATATGGGATGACGATTTTAATTTCTAGCCATATCGTCACTGAAATCGAATCAATTGCAGATACGATTGGCATATTACATCACGGTAAATTAATTGAGGAAATACCAATGGATTCCCTACGTAAAAAACATCAATCCACAATTGAAATGGTCGTTAGTGATGCGAAAAATGCGAAACAATTATTAGTAGAAAAATTCAATGCTAAGGTGCAAATCATAAATACAACAAACTTGTCTATTCAAAATGTACAGGAAAAGCCATCCACATTAACAAAGCATTTAATCTTAAATGGTATTGATGTTGAGAAGGTTGAAATGATGCATCAATCTTTAGAAGAATACTTTATAAATCGTGTAAATGGAGGAAACCCGCATGCTTAA
- a CDS encoding M3 family oligoendopeptidase — MERNKYRRVWSLDSVFQSNSNQFINHIQELERSLDKMDGHLAATSISSKEDADYLLNLLKEIDSLKLKLSQASSFITCLLAQSPADQVASVLQGRVAKLKSKYGITLTKFQAIVANISLDIWLDAVELDELKDFQFILAEWREEGATALTSNEKAILSNLSVDGYHAWGQLYQTLMGKLEIEIQLEGKPQKYSIGQALNLRAHSNEEIRKVAHEKLEHKWSEQKESFAKVLNHIAGFRLQLYNFEGTDDVLEEPLRKNRMKKETLEAMWSVVSKNKNAFAQYLNRKASMMGDEKLQFYNFWAPVETKVKEIQYEDAIDLVKDAFRIFGNQLEAFVTTAIEEQWIEAENRSKKSAAAFCAGFPMSEESRIFMTYDGTMKGILTLAHELGHAFHNTAMNGVAGLNRQYPLCIAETASFFAEMIVLDAAIEAAVTKSEKITLLDEKLKRSVMNFMNIHSRFLFEQNFYEERKKGLVSAQRLNELMQEAISDGYRDSLDNVSVHTWLWTPHFYITDAPFYNFPYTFGYLLTYRLYEKAKEIGADFENTYIQLLRDSGKMSMEDLMLKHLNEDITTEAFWEKAMKLCVQDAELFLELTALEIV, encoded by the coding sequence TTGGAGAGAAATAAATATCGTCGAGTCTGGAGTTTAGATAGCGTTTTTCAAAGCAACTCAAATCAATTTATAAATCATATACAGGAACTAGAAAGAAGCCTAGATAAAATGGATGGGCATCTAGCAGCTACAAGCATTTCAAGTAAAGAAGATGCCGATTATCTCTTAAACTTACTTAAAGAAATTGACAGTTTGAAGCTTAAGCTATCACAAGCCTCTTCATTTATAACTTGCTTATTAGCTCAAAGCCCAGCTGATCAGGTCGCGAGCGTTTTACAAGGAAGGGTTGCTAAATTAAAAAGTAAATATGGCATTACATTAACAAAATTTCAGGCGATAGTCGCAAATATTTCATTGGACATTTGGTTAGATGCTGTTGAATTGGATGAGTTAAAAGACTTTCAATTTATATTGGCCGAATGGCGTGAGGAAGGTGCAACAGCACTAACTTCTAATGAAAAAGCAATTTTGTCGAATTTATCTGTAGATGGATATCATGCGTGGGGACAGCTCTATCAAACATTAATGGGGAAGCTCGAAATAGAAATTCAATTGGAAGGGAAACCACAGAAATATTCAATAGGGCAAGCTTTGAACTTACGAGCGCATTCGAATGAGGAGATACGTAAAGTCGCACACGAAAAATTGGAGCACAAGTGGTCGGAGCAAAAAGAAAGCTTTGCTAAAGTGTTAAACCACATAGCTGGTTTTCGACTTCAACTATATAATTTTGAAGGAACCGATGATGTTTTGGAAGAGCCCTTACGTAAAAATCGCATGAAAAAAGAAACACTTGAGGCAATGTGGTCTGTAGTCAGTAAGAATAAAAATGCTTTTGCTCAATATTTAAATCGAAAAGCGAGCATGATGGGTGATGAGAAGCTACAATTCTATAACTTTTGGGCACCTGTTGAAACGAAGGTCAAAGAAATTCAATATGAGGATGCAATTGACTTAGTAAAAGACGCGTTTCGTATATTCGGAAATCAGCTAGAAGCATTTGTAACAACAGCCATTGAAGAACAGTGGATTGAAGCGGAAAATCGATCCAAAAAGTCAGCCGCTGCATTTTGCGCGGGCTTTCCAATGTCTGAGGAATCAAGGATTTTTATGACATATGATGGAACGATGAAGGGGATTTTAACACTTGCACATGAACTAGGTCATGCGTTTCATAATACAGCAATGAATGGTGTTGCAGGTTTGAACCGACAATACCCACTATGTATTGCTGAAACGGCTTCGTTCTTTGCTGAAATGATTGTATTGGATGCAGCAATTGAAGCGGCTGTGACAAAATCAGAAAAAATAACACTACTCGACGAAAAATTAAAAAGAAGTGTCATGAATTTTATGAACATCCACAGTCGATTTCTTTTTGAACAAAATTTTTATGAGGAGAGAAAAAAAGGCCTCGTTTCTGCACAGCGGTTAAATGAGTTAATGCAAGAAGCAATTTCAGATGGGTATAGAGATTCGCTTGATAATGTATCCGTACATACATGGCTGTGGACACCGCATTTTTATATAACAGATGCGCCATTTTATAATTTCCCATACACATTTGGCTATTTATTAACCTATCGTTTATATGAAAAAGCAAAAGAAATCGGTGCTGACTTTGAAAATACGTATATCCAATTGTTGCGAGATTCAGGAAAAATGTCTATGGAAGACTTGATGCTGAAACATTTAAATGAGGATATAACAACGGAAGCCTTTTGGGAAAAAGCTATGAAACTTTGTGTACAAGATGCCGAGTTATTTCTTGAATTAACAGCTTTAGAAATAGTTTAA
- a CDS encoding ABC-2 transporter permease, translating to MLQLIKKDFYIHKVVWPLMILAIAIYIFVQASSLFVGIIFGIVMTVNLFAIDEKKSAQLLLNSLPYTRKEIVSSKYIAAFLYIVCIIATISLVHLVVNQAIPNIYHLLMIVIVSLLVVAIFYPFAYRFSSKYFTFLSVGLLAAYLLCIRLFIPNINDLIREFVGYLSSVSQPMIYAYILVATVIFYSLSWLLSVRIYSKKVFE from the coding sequence TTGCTGCAACTCATTAAAAAGGACTTTTATATTCATAAAGTAGTGTGGCCATTGATGATTTTAGCAATTGCCATTTATATTTTTGTACAAGCATCATCACTATTTGTAGGCATTATTTTTGGTATTGTAATGACGGTTAATCTTTTTGCCATTGATGAAAAGAAGTCAGCTCAATTATTACTGAACTCCTTGCCGTATACGCGTAAAGAAATTGTTAGCTCTAAATATATTGCGGCCTTTTTATATATTGTGTGCATTATTGCCACGATTAGCTTGGTGCATCTAGTCGTAAACCAAGCCATTCCGAATATTTATCACCTATTAATGATTGTCATTGTGAGCCTGTTAGTCGTTGCAATTTTCTATCCCTTTGCTTACCGATTCAGCAGTAAATATTTTACGTTTTTATCGGTCGGACTTTTGGCGGCCTACTTATTGTGTATTCGATTATTTATACCGAATATTAATGACCTAATTCGTGAGTTTGTTGGTTATTTATCAAGTGTCAGCCAGCCGATGATTTATGCGTATATTTTAGTGGCAACTGTTATTTTCTACAGTTTATCTTGGCTGTTATCGGTTCGTATTTATTCGAAAAAAGTATTTGAATAG
- a CDS encoding Crp/Fnr family transcriptional regulator, which translates to MQMMNSPELKNQYVRLLDSRFSADFVCDLMECEPGEVVLRQDDDLTFLYFLMRGKVKIFSTSMEGKGLIVAFNRPIQLFGDIELLQQSAIIHTVEALGTVHLLRFTIAEAKRLQVETSFNEYLLDVISRKFYTKSQVLSFHLLNEASTRFASYLLSISHNENGQFVEPFVKRKDLAAIAEFIGITTRHQNRIILKFAQEHILERTDAGIVILNPLHLQQKAAHNVYELQ; encoded by the coding sequence ATGCAAATGATGAATAGCCCTGAATTAAAAAATCAATATGTTCGTTTGTTAGACAGCAGATTTTCAGCGGATTTTGTGTGTGATTTAATGGAATGTGAGCCAGGGGAAGTCGTATTAAGACAGGACGATGATTTAACTTTTTTGTATTTTTTAATGCGCGGGAAAGTGAAAATTTTTAGTACGTCAATGGAAGGGAAAGGATTAATCGTAGCCTTTAATCGGCCCATTCAGCTTTTTGGGGATATTGAACTTTTGCAGCAATCCGCCATTATACATACGGTTGAGGCATTAGGAACGGTTCATTTATTACGCTTTACCATTGCAGAAGCGAAACGTTTACAAGTAGAGACATCGTTTAACGAATACTTATTAGATGTGATTAGCCGAAAGTTTTATACAAAATCGCAAGTACTTTCCTTTCATTTATTGAACGAGGCGAGCACACGCTTTGCGAGTTATTTACTGTCGATTTCACACAATGAAAATGGCCAATTTGTCGAGCCATTTGTGAAAAGAAAAGATCTCGCTGCAATTGCAGAGTTTATTGGCATTACAACGAGACATCAAAATCGTATTATTTTGAAGTTCGCACAAGAGCATATTTTAGAGCGAACCGATGCGGGCATTGTTATTCTAAATCCTCTGCATTTACAACAAAAAGCAGCACATAATGTATACGAATTACAGTAG
- a CDS encoding ABC transporter ATP-binding protein, translating to MEAVITLKNVSKRFSGFEVKDLSFEVKKGFVTGFVGANGMGKSTTIKLIMNLLKPDSGEVSVFGLNYEKHEREIKQRIGFVYDEHVFYENLTLQEMKKIIEPAYDNWDEGLFQHYVAEFQLPLKKKLKTFSKGMQMKASLAIALSHHADLIIMDEPTSGLDPVFRRELLSLLRNIVQDSEKTIFFSTHITSDLDRIADYIMLIHEGQLIFTQEFYKVEQQYVLVKGGLDLLDADTKRSFIAIQQSTHGFEGLSADKTAVMELFGDLAIYEPATLEDILYYTKKGTRKIAATH from the coding sequence ATGGAAGCAGTTATTACATTAAAAAATGTCAGTAAACGTTTTTCAGGTTTTGAAGTGAAGGATTTATCATTTGAAGTGAAAAAAGGCTTTGTTACAGGCTTTGTCGGTGCCAATGGTATGGGGAAATCAACAACGATTAAGCTTATTATGAATCTCCTAAAGCCAGACAGTGGGGAAGTATCTGTATTTGGTTTAAATTATGAAAAGCATGAGCGTGAGATTAAACAACGTATTGGCTTTGTCTATGATGAACATGTCTTTTACGAAAATTTAACGTTGCAAGAAATGAAAAAAATTATCGAGCCAGCCTACGATAATTGGGATGAAGGACTGTTTCAGCATTATGTAGCCGAATTTCAATTGCCGCTCAAGAAAAAGCTAAAGACGTTTTCAAAGGGAATGCAAATGAAAGCATCCCTAGCGATTGCGTTATCGCATCACGCGGACTTAATTATTATGGATGAACCAACATCAGGACTTGATCCAGTATTTCGACGTGAATTACTGAGCCTACTACGTAATATTGTGCAGGATAGTGAAAAAACGATTTTCTTCTCGACGCATATCACATCTGATTTAGACCGCATTGCAGATTATATTATGTTGATTCATGAAGGGCAGCTTATCTTTACGCAGGAATTTTACAAGGTGGAGCAGCAATATGTGCTTGTAAAGGGTGGTTTGGATTTACTCGATGCCGATACGAAAAGATCATTTATTGCAATTCAACAATCAACACATGGGTTTGAAGGATTATCGGCAGACAAAACTGCAGTAATGGAGCTGTTTGGTGATTTGGCGATTTATGAGCCTGCAACGTTAGAAGATATTTTATACTACACGAAAAAGGGGACGAGGAAAATTGCTGCAACTCATTAA